The Populus alba chromosome 6, ASM523922v2, whole genome shotgun sequence genome contains a region encoding:
- the LOC118043793 gene encoding FIP1[V]-like protein, translating to MEDDDEFGDLYTDVLRPFSSSLSSTPQPTQPLSAPSSLHRPIDINDAVKDDDDEILHGNPPDPSNQNSIQITSYSAPRIRVLGDAESPIKGSIGEDTEVSFDIEEVNTGILEDSGPIIPGLMGDDSRKMEASAEISGGGGDWQDEEESDSEDDLQIVLNDNTHPGGTMGIDREIGDDDDDDEDGDPLVIVADGDGPNQAIEEQDWGGGEDGGAAAGGGAEGERKEGGEAVGKGNAVVGPKIGYSNHVYHHHPFHSQFKYVRPGAAPMPAATSVGPGGTPGQVRPPMNMGAIAGRGRGDWRPVGIKGAPQKNFHPGFGGSAWGAGRGFGSGMEFTLPSHKTIFDFDIDGFEEKPWKYPGVDISDYFNFGLNEESWKDYCKQLEQYRLETTMQSKIRVYESGRAEQEYDPDLPPELAAATGFHAPVDNSNAGKSDIGQSDLTKGSARMRQQIPTGRAIQVETGYGERIPSIEGRAPRLRDSDAIIEIVCQGSLDDSPPRDGVQDGAHNDPQKDDFKVSDASEDDMEQTGNEYAGGFPQAYNGRKGGRRTPYMNSAHNMSEGDVLPFHPKAPAPYHQTGSRGHPPSYPGRDSGTPHEESRMQGRSRDSSPHLTPSQNSREKKFLDDVEEESTESIDDKISPLISSPITVRDARELSTEEKDDVEPLQAEGSSRLGRDEMTENEETTNDKDGNVHHSTRKQKVSSHVEQPALQQLDDEEDSKAARSSENSKARSGSSKDYQKWQDGVEEEVVQDRRSKRSGSIRRHLDENEQNFQRKDRDVRREMERNRGVIRGREDSYPRRDLDPSLPHHLHMKPESYDRRKDRENPDISWQQRDEDPHSRKHRTEDRKREHGDEMGSRHRGKIRETERSDKDEHLHSRKQLENGSYRIHHDKDGSSRHRERDDNLKSRFEMVDDYHSKRRKDEEYVKREYADKEEILHGHRENTGRRRHERDDQQRIRDNLDGYHSVKHKDEVWLQRERGERQREREELYRVKQSSEENLPKREREEGRASARSGRVVDDKAWAGHAWGKDEYKVSDKEYQLKDTVRISEHQKRRDRMEDESLSHHRGRDDVYARGNQFSNEERRSRQERSSSRVDRTVDTSVSQRVHEKKHKENPRKNKESDGGDHGTWGPSKRNQDNLNGHSDETVLKRSREPGSREAEILMQLNSSKRLKKNASSDDEQQDSRRGRSKLERWTSHKERDYNISKSSASLKFKETDRNNNGGSLQGNKLSDEPPKKVETVEKQAKIETVEKHCTGEEKDVADAENKDTDTKPSEDRHLDTVEKLKKRSERFKLPMPSEKDAFSVKKMESEAVPSVKPETPADSEIKPERPPRKRRWISN from the exons aTGGAAGACGACGACGAATTTGGAGATCTCTACACTGACGTCTTACGTCCATTCTCATCATCCTTATCCTCTACTCCGCAACCAACACAACCTCTCTCTGCACCCTCTTCTCTCCACCGTCCGATCGATATCAACGACGCTGTCAAGGACGACGATGACGAGATCCTCCACGGCAATCCTCCTGATCCATCCAATCAAAACTCAATTCAAATTACCTCTTATTCAGCTCCTCGAATTAGGGTTTTGGGAGATGCAGAATCGCCTATTAAAGGATCCATTGGCGAGGACACAGAGGTCAGTTTTGATATCGAGGAGGTTAATACTGGGATTCTTGAAGATTCGGGCCCGATTATCCCTGGATTGATGGGAGATGATTCTAGAAAGATGGAAGCTTCTGCTGAGATCAGTGGCGGTGGTGGCGATTGGCAAGACGAGGAGGAGAGTGATAGCGAGGATGATTTGCAAATAGTGTTGAATGATAACACTCATCCTGGCGGGACCATGGGAATTGATAGAGAGATCGgtgatgatgacgatgatgacgAGGATGGGGACCCGCTCGTGATTGTCGCTGATGGAGATGGACCAAATCAAGCGATAGAGGAGCAGGACTGGGGTGGCGGTGAGGATGGGGGTGCGGCTGCAGGAGGTGGGGCAGAAGGCGAGAGGAAAGAAGGAGGAGAAGCGGTGGGGAAAGGAAATGCGGTGGTCGGACCGAAGATTGGGTATAGCAATCATGTGTATCATCATCATCCGTTTCATTCTCAGTTTAAG TATGTAAGACCTGGTGCAGCACCGATGCCTGCAGCTACTAGTGTTGGTCCTGGAGGAACTCCAGGTCAAGTCCGTCCTCCTATGAACATGGGTGCTATAGCTGGTCGAGGTAGAGGTGACTGGCGACCAGTAGGAATAAAAGGCGCCCCTCAAAAGAACTTTCATCCAGGATTTGGGGGGTCTGCTTGGGGTGCAGGGAGGGGTTTTGGCAGTGGAATGGAATTCACGCTTCCTTCCCACAA GACCATATTTGATTTTGACATTGATGGCTTTGAGGAAAAGCCATGGAAATATCCTGGCGTGGACATATCAGACTACTTCAACTTTGGTTTGAATGAGGAGAGCTGGAAAGATTATTGCAAACAGCTG GAACAATATCGACTGGAGACTACAATGCAAAGCAAAATTCGTGTTTATGAAAGTGGGCGGGCAGAGCAG GAATACGATCCTGATTTGCCACCAGAACTAGCAGCAGCAACAGGTTTCCATGCTCCAGTTGACAATTCAAATGCTGGAAAGTCAGACATTGGACAGAGTGATTTGACTAAAGGATCTGCTCGTATGCGCCAACAAATA CCAACTGGAAGAGCAATACAAGTTGAAACTGGTTATGGTGAACGCATCCCCTCCATTGAAGGTCGAGCTCCTCGACTACGTGATTCTGATGCCATCATAGAG ATTGTCTGCCAGGGCTCTCTAGATGATTCTCCCCCAAGAGATGGTGTCCAGGATGGAGCGCACAATGATCCTCAAAAAGATGACTTTAAAGTGAGCGATGCATCGGAAGATGACATGGAACAGACAGGAAATGAATATGCTGGTGGTTTTCCACAGGCCTACAATGGTCGAAAGGGTGGGAGGAGAACACCTTACATGAATTCTGCCCACAATATGTCTGAGGGAGATGTTTTGCCCTTCCATCCCAAAGCACCAGCTCCATACCACCAGACTGGTTCTAGGGGTCACCCTCCTTCCTACCCTGGTAGGGACTCTGGCACCCCTCATGAGGAAAG TCGGATGCAGGGAAGATCACGTGATAGTTCTCCTCATTTAACTCCCAGTCAAAACTCACGAGAAAAGAAATTTCTTGATGACGTGGAGGAAGAATCAACTGAAAGTATAGATGATAAAATCAGTCCACTGATATCATCTCCTATCACAGTTCGAGATGCAAGAGAGTTGAGTACTGAGGAAAAAGATGATGTTGAGCCTTTGCAAGCTGAAGGAAGCTCTAGATTGGGAAGGGATGAAATGACTGAGAATGAAGAAACCACTAATGATAAGGATGGAAATGTGCACCATTCTACAAGGAAACAAAAGGTAAGTTCTCATGTCGAACAGCCTGCATTGCAACAGCTTGATGATGAGGAAGACTCAAAGGCTGCAAGAAGCAGTGAAAATAGCAAAGCAAGATCAGGCAGTAGCAAAGATTATCAGAAATGGCAAGATGGTGTTGAGGAGGAAGTTGTTCAAGATAGACGTTCTAAACGCTCAGGGAGCATCAGACGGCACCTTGATGAAAATGAACAGAATTTTCAAAGAAAGGATCGTGATGTGAGAAGAGAGATGGAAAGAAATCGTGGTGTAATAAGAGGGAGGGAGGATTCTTATCCTCGTAGAGACCTGGATCCTAGCTTGCCCCATCATTTGCATATGAAACCTGAGAGCTATGATAGGCGAAAGGATCGTGAAAATCCAGATATCTCTTGGCAACAAAGAGATGAAGATCCACATAGCAGAAAACATAGAACTGAAGACAGGAAGAGGGAACATGGAGATGAAATGGGATCAAGGCACCGGGGTAAGATTCGGGAGACTGAGAGGAGTGACAAAGATGAACATCTTCATTCAAGGAAACAGTTAGAGAATGGCAGCTACAGGATCCATCATGATAAGGATGGCAGTTCACGGCACAGGGAAAGAGATGACAATTTGAAGAGTAGGTTTGAAATGGTAGATGACTACCATAGCAAAAGGAGGAAAGATGAAGAATATGTGAAAAGAGAATATGCTGATAAGGAGGAGATCCTGCATGGCCACAGAGAAAATACCGGTCGCCGAAGGCACGAAAGAGATGATCAGCAAAGGATTAGAGACAATCTTGATGGTTATCACTCTGTTAAGCATAAAGACGAGGTCTGGCTCCAAAGAGAGCGGGGTGAGAGGCAGAGGGAGAGGGAGGAGTTATATAGGGTAAAACAATCCAGTGAAGAAAATTTACCAAAacgagagagagaagaagggcGAGCATCTGCAAGGAGCGGGCGTGTTGTGGATGACAAAGCATGGGCTGGCCATGCTTGGGGGAAAGATGAATATAAAGTTTCTGATAAAGAGTACCAACTTAAAGATACAGTTCGAATCAGTGAACACCAGAAAAGAAGGGACCGAATGGAGGATGAAAGCCTTTCACATCATAGGGGACGTGATGATGTTTATGCACGAGGAAATCAGTTTAGTAATGAAGAGAGAAGATCCAGGCAGGAAAGGTCAAGCTCTCGTGTTGATCGCACTGTAGATACTTCTGTTAGCCAAAGGGTGCATGAGAAGAAGCATAAAGAAAACCCAAGGAAGAATAAAGAATCTGATGGTGGAGATCATGGCACTTGGGGCCCTTCCAAAAGAAACCAAGACAACCTGAATGGTCACAGTGATGAAACG GTTTTAAAACGCTCTCGTGAGCCAGGAAGCAGAGAGGCTGAGATCTTGATGCAATTGAACTCTTCCAAAAGACTCAAGAAAAATGCTTCCTCGGATGATGAACAACAAGATTCCAGGAGAGGACGCTCAAAATTGGAGCGTTGGACAAGCCATAAAGAGAGGGATTACAATATCAGCAAGTCATCAGCTTCCTTAAAGTTTAAAGAGACTGATAGGAATAACAATGGTGGATCTTTACAAGGCAATAAACTTTCTGATGAACCCCCTAAGAAAGTTGAGACTGTTGAGAAGCAGGCAAAAATCGAGACTGTTGAGAAGCATTGCACAGGTGAAGAGAAAGATGTTGCTGATGCAGAGAATAAGGATACTGATACAAAGCCATCGGAGGACCGGCACCTGGACACGGTTGAGAAGTTGAAGAAGCGGAGTGAGAGGTTCAAGCTTCCAATGCCAAGTGAGAAAGATGCCTTCTCAGTAAAAAAGATGGAGAGCGAGGCAGTGCCTTCTGTCAAACCTGAGACTCCTGCAGATTCAGAGATTAAACCAGAGCGGCCTCCTCGAAAACGAAGGTGGATCAGCAATTGA